The following are encoded in a window of Sebastes umbrosus isolate fSebUmb1 chromosome 7, fSebUmb1.pri, whole genome shotgun sequence genomic DNA:
- the LOC119490888 gene encoding girdin-like isoform X3 — protein sequence MTDCIYTRTMDQQQLYEDATAISYQQLSAELQAEKDNNYYLQLQFASREINLSFEEEQVNHLKNEVVRLVLLNGSLQQQVETTALLQWEKNNLQEENRTLQDQVHVQTCSLQQQVEHTALLQWQNSNLQEENRTLNDRILVQTGFLLKQVEDTELLHWQNSNLQEENRTLQDQVFVQTGSLQQQVENTTQLHEENNTQQDENSPLHEENRILQEKLTQNNTEVVRQSLQNEFLQNQVDHLNKLLEEKDSTLQDEIRTLQNGNSTLQDKISTLQNENSTLQDKISTLQNENSTLQDEVLVETGSLQKQVEKTALLRDENSALQDEIRTLQNENSTLQDEVLVQTGSLQKHMENTTLLREENNTLQDKIRTLQNEDSTLQDEVLVETGSLQKQVKKTALLREGNSALQDKIRTLQNENSTLQDENCTLHNENSTLQDEVFVQTRSLQKQVAKTALLREKNSTLQDEMSDLKEAHKSSLEKLQAVQEVNQGIRTELEDPSDFHDVNVKMLTNKQQKSKTQTESLQKEVANLSDDLQNDNSSKQKKRRRKQKGAGQCL from the exons ATGACAGACTGCATCTACACAAGAACAATGGACCAGCAACAACTCTACGAGGATGCCACAGCGATCAGCTATCAAcagctctctgcagagctccaggcTGAAAAAGATAACAATTATTATCTTCAGCTGCAATTCGCTTCACGTGAGATCAACCTGAGCTttgaggaggagcaggtgaaCCACCTTAAGAATGAAGTGGTCAGACTGGTGCTCCTAAACGGGTCCCTCCAGCAACAAGTAGAGACTACTGCACTTCTtcagtgggaaaaaaacaacctgcAGGAAGAAAACCGCACCTTACAGGATCAGGTGCACGTCCAAACATGTTCCCTCCAGCAACAAGTGGAGCATACTGCACTTCTTCAGTGGCAAAATAGCAACCTGCAGGAAGAAAACCGCACCTTAAATGATCGGATTCTCGTCCAAACGGGGTTCCTCCTGAAACAAGTGGAGGATACTGAACTTCTTCATTGGCAAAATAGCAACCTGCAGGAAGAAAACCGCACCTTACAGGATCAGGTGTTCGTCCAAACGGGGTCCCTCCAGCAACAAGTGGAGAATACGACGCAGCTTCACGAGGAAAATAACACCCAGCAGGATGAAAACAGCCCACTGCATGAGGAGAACCGCATCCTGCAGGAGAAGCTGACCCAGAATAACACCGAAGTGGTCAGACAGAGCCTCCAAAACGAGTTCCTCCAGAACCAAGTGGACCACTTGAATAAGCTCCTGGAAGAGAAAGACAGCACCCTACAGGACGAAATCCGCACCTTGCAGAATGGAAATAGCACCCTGCAGGACAAAATCAGCACCTTGCAGAACGAAA ATAGCACCCTGCAGGACAAAATCAGCACCTTGCAGAATGAAAATAGCACCCTGCAGGATGAGGTGCTTGTCGAAACAGGGTCCCTCCAGAAACAAGTTGAGAAAACTGCACTTCTTCGAGATGAAAATAGCGCCCTGCAAGACGAAATCCGCACCTTGCAGAATGAAAATAGCACCCTGCAGGATGAG GTGCTCGTCCAAACGGGGTCCCTCCAGAAACACATGGAGAATACTACGCTGCTTCGGGAGGAAAATAACACCCTGCAGGATAAAATCCGCACCTTGCAGAATGAAGATAGCACCCTGCAGGATGAGGTGCTCGTCGAAACAGGGTCCCTCCAGAAACAAGTTAAGAAAACTGCACTTCTTCGTGAGGGAAATAGCGCCCTGCAAGACAAAATCCGCACCTTGCAGAATGAAAATAGCACCCTGCAGGATGAAAACTGCACCTTGCATAATGAAAATAGCACCCTGCAGGATGAGGTGTTCGTCCAAACAAGGTCCCTCCAGAAACAAGTTGCGAAAACTGCACTTCTTCGAGAGAAAAATAGCACCCTGCAGGATGAGATGAGCGATCTCAAAGAGGCTCACAAATCCAGCCTAGAAAAGCTCCAGGCTGTTCAGGAGGTCAATCAGGGCATCCGAACTGAACTCGAGGACCCCAGCGACTTTCACGACGTGAACGTGAAGATGCTTACCAACAAGCAGCAGAAAAGCAAGACCCAAACCGAGTCTCTCCAGAAAGAAGTGGCAAACTTGAGTGATGACCTTCAGAACGATaacagcagcaaacagaaaaagaggagaagaaagcagAAAGGAGCAGGACAGTGTCTCTAA
- the LOC119490888 gene encoding girdin-like isoform X6, which yields MTDCIYTRTMDQQQLYEDATAISYQQLSAELQAEKDNNYYLQLQFASREINLSFEEEQVNHLKNEVVRLVLLNGSLQQQVETTALLQWEKNNLQEENRTLQDQVHVQTCSLQQQVEHTALLQWQNSNLQEENRTLNDRILVQTGFLLKQVEDTELLHWQNSNLQEENRTLQDQVFVQTGSLQQQVENTTQLHEENNTQQDENSPLHEENRILQEKLTQNNTEVVRQSLQNEFLQNQVDHLNKLLEEKDSTLQDEIRTLQNGNSTLQDKISTLQNENSTLQDKISTLQNENSTLQDEVLVQTGSLQKHMENTTLLREENNTLQDKIRTLQNEDSTLQDEVLVETGSLQKQVKKTALLREGNSALQDKIRTLQNENSTLQDENCTLHNENSTLQDEVFVQTRSLQKQVAKTALLREKNSTLQDEMSDLKEAHKSSLEKLQAVQEVNQGIRTELEDPSDFHDVNVKMLTNKQQKSKTQTESLQKEVANLSDDLQNDNSSKQKKRRRKQKGAGQCL from the exons ATGACAGACTGCATCTACACAAGAACAATGGACCAGCAACAACTCTACGAGGATGCCACAGCGATCAGCTATCAAcagctctctgcagagctccaggcTGAAAAAGATAACAATTATTATCTTCAGCTGCAATTCGCTTCACGTGAGATCAACCTGAGCTttgaggaggagcaggtgaaCCACCTTAAGAATGAAGTGGTCAGACTGGTGCTCCTAAACGGGTCCCTCCAGCAACAAGTAGAGACTACTGCACTTCTtcagtgggaaaaaaacaacctgcAGGAAGAAAACCGCACCTTACAGGATCAGGTGCACGTCCAAACATGTTCCCTCCAGCAACAAGTGGAGCATACTGCACTTCTTCAGTGGCAAAATAGCAACCTGCAGGAAGAAAACCGCACCTTAAATGATCGGATTCTCGTCCAAACGGGGTTCCTCCTGAAACAAGTGGAGGATACTGAACTTCTTCATTGGCAAAATAGCAACCTGCAGGAAGAAAACCGCACCTTACAGGATCAGGTGTTCGTCCAAACGGGGTCCCTCCAGCAACAAGTGGAGAATACGACGCAGCTTCACGAGGAAAATAACACCCAGCAGGATGAAAACAGCCCACTGCATGAGGAGAACCGCATCCTGCAGGAGAAGCTGACCCAGAATAACACCGAAGTGGTCAGACAGAGCCTCCAAAACGAGTTCCTCCAGAACCAAGTGGACCACTTGAATAAGCTCCTGGAAGAGAAAGACAGCACCCTACAGGACGAAATCCGCACCTTGCAGAATGGAAATAGCACCCTGCAGGACAAAATCAGCACCTTGCAGAACGAAA ATAGCACCCTGCAGGACAAAATCAGCACCTTGCAGAATGAAAATAGCACCCTGCAGGATGAG GTGCTCGTCCAAACGGGGTCCCTCCAGAAACACATGGAGAATACTACGCTGCTTCGGGAGGAAAATAACACCCTGCAGGATAAAATCCGCACCTTGCAGAATGAAGATAGCACCCTGCAGGATGAGGTGCTCGTCGAAACAGGGTCCCTCCAGAAACAAGTTAAGAAAACTGCACTTCTTCGTGAGGGAAATAGCGCCCTGCAAGACAAAATCCGCACCTTGCAGAATGAAAATAGCACCCTGCAGGATGAAAACTGCACCTTGCATAATGAAAATAGCACCCTGCAGGATGAGGTGTTCGTCCAAACAAGGTCCCTCCAGAAACAAGTTGCGAAAACTGCACTTCTTCGAGAGAAAAATAGCACCCTGCAGGATGAGATGAGCGATCTCAAAGAGGCTCACAAATCCAGCCTAGAAAAGCTCCAGGCTGTTCAGGAGGTCAATCAGGGCATCCGAACTGAACTCGAGGACCCCAGCGACTTTCACGACGTGAACGTGAAGATGCTTACCAACAAGCAGCAGAAAAGCAAGACCCAAACCGAGTCTCTCCAGAAAGAAGTGGCAAACTTGAGTGATGACCTTCAGAACGATaacagcagcaaacagaaaaagaggagaagaaagcagAAAGGAGCAGGACAGTGTCTCTAA
- the LOC119490888 gene encoding girdin-like isoform X4: MTDCIYTRTMDQQQLYEDATAISYQQLSAELQAEKDNNYYLQLQFASREINLSFEEEQVNHLKNEVVRLVLLNGSLQQQVETTALLQWEKNNLQEENRTLQDQVHVQTCSLQQQVEHTALLQWQNSNLQEENRTLNDRILVQTGFLLKQVEDTELLHWQNSNLQEENRTLQDQVFVQTGSLQQQVENTTQLHEENNTQQDENSPLHEENRILQEKLTQNNTEVVRQSLQNEFLQNQVDHLNKLLEEKDSTLQDEIRTLQNGNSTLQDKISTLQNENSTLQDEVLVQTGSLQKQVEKTALLREENSTLQDEVLVQTGSLQKHMENTTLLREENNTLQDKIRTLQNEDSTLQDEVLVETGSLQKQVKKTALLREGNSALQDKIRTLQNENSTLQDENCTLHNENSTLQDEVFVQTRSLQKQVAKTALLREKNSTLQDEMSDLKEAHKSSLEKLQAVQEVNQGIRTELEDPSDFHDVNVKMLTNKQQKSKTQTESLQKEVANLSDDLQNDNSSKQKKRRRKQKGAGQCL, encoded by the exons ATGACAGACTGCATCTACACAAGAACAATGGACCAGCAACAACTCTACGAGGATGCCACAGCGATCAGCTATCAAcagctctctgcagagctccaggcTGAAAAAGATAACAATTATTATCTTCAGCTGCAATTCGCTTCACGTGAGATCAACCTGAGCTttgaggaggagcaggtgaaCCACCTTAAGAATGAAGTGGTCAGACTGGTGCTCCTAAACGGGTCCCTCCAGCAACAAGTAGAGACTACTGCACTTCTtcagtgggaaaaaaacaacctgcAGGAAGAAAACCGCACCTTACAGGATCAGGTGCACGTCCAAACATGTTCCCTCCAGCAACAAGTGGAGCATACTGCACTTCTTCAGTGGCAAAATAGCAACCTGCAGGAAGAAAACCGCACCTTAAATGATCGGATTCTCGTCCAAACGGGGTTCCTCCTGAAACAAGTGGAGGATACTGAACTTCTTCATTGGCAAAATAGCAACCTGCAGGAAGAAAACCGCACCTTACAGGATCAGGTGTTCGTCCAAACGGGGTCCCTCCAGCAACAAGTGGAGAATACGACGCAGCTTCACGAGGAAAATAACACCCAGCAGGATGAAAACAGCCCACTGCATGAGGAGAACCGCATCCTGCAGGAGAAGCTGACCCAGAATAACACCGAAGTGGTCAGACAGAGCCTCCAAAACGAGTTCCTCCAGAACCAAGTGGACCACTTGAATAAGCTCCTGGAAGAGAAAGACAGCACCCTACAGGACGAAATCCGCACCTTGCAGAATGGAAATAGCACCCTGCAGGACAAAATCAGCACCTTGCAGAACGAAAATAGCACCCTGCAGGATGAGGTGCTCGTCCAAACAGGGTCCCTCCAGAAACAAGTTGAGAAAACTGCACTTCTTCGAGAGGAAAATAGCACCCTGCAGGATGAGGTGCTCGTCCAAACGGG GTCCCTCCAGAAACACATGGAGAATACTACGCTGCTTCGGGAGGAAAATAACACCCTGCAGGATAAAATCCGCACCTTGCAGAATGAAGATAGCACCCTGCAGGATGAGGTGCTCGTCGAAACAGGGTCCCTCCAGAAACAAGTTAAGAAAACTGCACTTCTTCGTGAGGGAAATAGCGCCCTGCAAGACAAAATCCGCACCTTGCAGAATGAAAATAGCACCCTGCAGGATGAAAACTGCACCTTGCATAATGAAAATAGCACCCTGCAGGATGAGGTGTTCGTCCAAACAAGGTCCCTCCAGAAACAAGTTGCGAAAACTGCACTTCTTCGAGAGAAAAATAGCACCCTGCAGGATGAGATGAGCGATCTCAAAGAGGCTCACAAATCCAGCCTAGAAAAGCTCCAGGCTGTTCAGGAGGTCAATCAGGGCATCCGAACTGAACTCGAGGACCCCAGCGACTTTCACGACGTGAACGTGAAGATGCTTACCAACAAGCAGCAGAAAAGCAAGACCCAAACCGAGTCTCTCCAGAAAGAAGTGGCAAACTTGAGTGATGACCTTCAGAACGATaacagcagcaaacagaaaaagaggagaagaaagcagAAAGGAGCAGGACAGTGTCTCTAA
- the LOC119490888 gene encoding girdin-like isoform X2: MTDCIYTRTMDQQQLYEDATAISYQQLSAELQAEKDNNYYLQLQFASREINLSFEEEQVNHLKNEVVRLVLLNGSLQQQVETTALLQWEKNNLQEENRTLQDQVHVQTCSLQQQVEHTALLQWQNSNLQEENRTLNDRILVQTGFLLKQVEDTELLHWQNSNLQEENRTLQDQVFVQTGSLQQQVENTTQLHEENNTQQDENSPLHEENRILQEKLTQNNTEVVRQSLQNEFLQNQVDHLNKLLEEKDSTLQDEIRTLQNGNSTLQDKISTLQNENSTLQDEVLVQTGSLQKQVEKTALLREENSALQDEIRTLQNENSTLQDEVLVETGSLQKQVEKTALLRDENSALQDEIRTLQNENSTLQDEVLVQTGSLQKHMENTTLLREENNTLQDKIRTLQNEDSTLQDEVLVETGSLQKQVKKTALLREGNSALQDKIRTLQNENSTLQDENCTLHNENSTLQDEVFVQTRSLQKQVAKTALLREKNSTLQDEMSDLKEAHKSSLEKLQAVQEVNQGIRTELEDPSDFHDVNVKMLTNKQQKSKTQTESLQKEVANLSDDLQNDNSSKQKKRRRKQKGAGQCL; encoded by the exons ATGACAGACTGCATCTACACAAGAACAATGGACCAGCAACAACTCTACGAGGATGCCACAGCGATCAGCTATCAAcagctctctgcagagctccaggcTGAAAAAGATAACAATTATTATCTTCAGCTGCAATTCGCTTCACGTGAGATCAACCTGAGCTttgaggaggagcaggtgaaCCACCTTAAGAATGAAGTGGTCAGACTGGTGCTCCTAAACGGGTCCCTCCAGCAACAAGTAGAGACTACTGCACTTCTtcagtgggaaaaaaacaacctgcAGGAAGAAAACCGCACCTTACAGGATCAGGTGCACGTCCAAACATGTTCCCTCCAGCAACAAGTGGAGCATACTGCACTTCTTCAGTGGCAAAATAGCAACCTGCAGGAAGAAAACCGCACCTTAAATGATCGGATTCTCGTCCAAACGGGGTTCCTCCTGAAACAAGTGGAGGATACTGAACTTCTTCATTGGCAAAATAGCAACCTGCAGGAAGAAAACCGCACCTTACAGGATCAGGTGTTCGTCCAAACGGGGTCCCTCCAGCAACAAGTGGAGAATACGACGCAGCTTCACGAGGAAAATAACACCCAGCAGGATGAAAACAGCCCACTGCATGAGGAGAACCGCATCCTGCAGGAGAAGCTGACCCAGAATAACACCGAAGTGGTCAGACAGAGCCTCCAAAACGAGTTCCTCCAGAACCAAGTGGACCACTTGAATAAGCTCCTGGAAGAGAAAGACAGCACCCTACAGGACGAAATCCGCACCTTGCAGAATGGAAATAGCACCCTGCAGGACAAAATCAGCACCTTGCAGAACGAAAATAGCACCCTGCAGGATGAGGTGCTCGTCCAAACAGGGTCCCTCCAGAAACAAGTTGAGAAAACTGCACTTCTTCGAGAGGAAA ATAGCGCCCTGCAAGACGAAATCCGCACCTTGCAGAATGAAAATAGCACCCTGCAGGATGAGGTGCTTGTCGAAACAGGGTCCCTCCAGAAACAAGTTGAGAAAACTGCACTTCTTCGAGATGAAAATAGCGCCCTGCAAGACGAAATCCGCACCTTGCAGAATGAAAATAGCACCCTGCAGGATGAGGTGCTCGTCCAAACGGGGTCCCTCCAGAAACACATGGAGAATACTACGCTGCTTCGGGAGGAAAATAACACCCTGCAGGATAAAATCCGCACCTTGCAGAATGAAGATAGCACCCTGCAGGATGAGGTGCTCGTCGAAACAGGGTCCCTCCAGAAACAAGTTAAGAAAACTGCACTTCTTCGTGAGGGAAATAGCGCCCTGCAAGACAAAATCCGCACCTTGCAGAATGAAAATAGCACCCTGCAGGATGAAAACTGCACCTTGCATAATGAAAATAGCACCCTGCAGGATGAGGTGTTCGTCCAAACAAGGTCCCTCCAGAAACAAGTTGCGAAAACTGCACTTCTTCGAGAGAAAAATAGCACCCTGCAGGATGAGATGAGCGATCTCAAAGAGGCTCACAAATCCAGCCTAGAAAAGCTCCAGGCTGTTCAGGAGGTCAATCAGGGCATCCGAACTGAACTCGAGGACCCCAGCGACTTTCACGACGTGAACGTGAAGATGCTTACCAACAAGCAGCAGAAAAGCAAGACCCAAACCGAGTCTCTCCAGAAAGAAGTGGCAAACTTGAGTGATGACCTTCAGAACGATaacagcagcaaacagaaaaagaggagaagaaagcagAAAGGAGCAGGACAGTGTCTCTAA
- the LOC119490888 gene encoding girdin-like isoform X5 produces MTDCIYTRTMDQQQLYEDATAISYQQLSAELQAEKDNNYYLQLQFASREINLSFEEEQVNHLKNEVVRLVLLNGSLQQQVETTALLQWEKNNLQEENRTLQDQVHVQTCSLQQQVEHTALLQWQNSNLQEENRTLNDRILVQTGFLLKQVEDTELLHWQNSNLQEENRTLQDQVFVQTGSLQQQVENTTQLHEENNTQQDENSPLHEENRILQEKLTQNNTEVVRQSLQNEFLQNQVDHLNKLLEEKDSTLQDEIRTLQNGNSTLQDKISTLQNENSTLQDEVLVQTGSLQKQVEKTALLREENSTLQDEVLVQTGSLQKHMENTTLLREENNTLQDKIRTLQNEDSTLQDEVLVETGSLQKQVKKTALLREGNSALQDKIRTLQNENSTLQDENCTLHNENSTLQDEVFVQTRSLQKQVAKTALLREKNSTLQDEMSDLKEAHKSSLEKLQAVQEVNQGIRTELEDPSDFHDVNVKMLTNKQQKSKTQTESLQKEVANLSDDLQNDNSSKQKKRRRKQKGAGQCL; encoded by the exons ATGACAGACTGCATCTACACAAGAACAATGGACCAGCAACAACTCTACGAGGATGCCACAGCGATCAGCTATCAAcagctctctgcagagctccaggcTGAAAAAGATAACAATTATTATCTTCAGCTGCAATTCGCTTCACGTGAGATCAACCTGAGCTttgaggaggagcaggtgaaCCACCTTAAGAATGAAGTGGTCAGACTGGTGCTCCTAAACGGGTCCCTCCAGCAACAAGTAGAGACTACTGCACTTCTtcagtgggaaaaaaacaacctgcAGGAAGAAAACCGCACCTTACAGGATCAGGTGCACGTCCAAACATGTTCCCTCCAGCAACAAGTGGAGCATACTGCACTTCTTCAGTGGCAAAATAGCAACCTGCAGGAAGAAAACCGCACCTTAAATGATCGGATTCTCGTCCAAACGGGGTTCCTCCTGAAACAAGTGGAGGATACTGAACTTCTTCATTGGCAAAATAGCAACCTGCAGGAAGAAAACCGCACCTTACAGGATCAGGTGTTCGTCCAAACGGGGTCCCTCCAGCAACAAGTGGAGAATACGACGCAGCTTCACGAGGAAAATAACACCCAGCAGGATGAAAACAGCCCACTGCATGAGGAGAACCGCATCCTGCAGGAGAAGCTGACCCAGAATAACACCGAAGTGGTCAGACAGAGCCTCCAAAACGAGTTCCTCCAGAACCAAGTGGACCACTTGAATAAGCTCCTGGAAGAGAAAGACAGCACCCTACAGGACGAAATCCGCACCTTGCAGAATGGAAATAGCACCCTGCAGGACAAAATCAGCACCTTGCAGAACGAAAATAGCACCCTGCAGGATGAGGTGCTCGTCCAAACAGGGTCCCTCCAGAAACAAGTTGAGAAAACTGCACTTCTTCGAGAGGAAAATAGCACCCTGCAGGATGAG GTGCTCGTCCAAACGGGGTCCCTCCAGAAACACATGGAGAATACTACGCTGCTTCGGGAGGAAAATAACACCCTGCAGGATAAAATCCGCACCTTGCAGAATGAAGATAGCACCCTGCAGGATGAGGTGCTCGTCGAAACAGGGTCCCTCCAGAAACAAGTTAAGAAAACTGCACTTCTTCGTGAGGGAAATAGCGCCCTGCAAGACAAAATCCGCACCTTGCAGAATGAAAATAGCACCCTGCAGGATGAAAACTGCACCTTGCATAATGAAAATAGCACCCTGCAGGATGAGGTGTTCGTCCAAACAAGGTCCCTCCAGAAACAAGTTGCGAAAACTGCACTTCTTCGAGAGAAAAATAGCACCCTGCAGGATGAGATGAGCGATCTCAAAGAGGCTCACAAATCCAGCCTAGAAAAGCTCCAGGCTGTTCAGGAGGTCAATCAGGGCATCCGAACTGAACTCGAGGACCCCAGCGACTTTCACGACGTGAACGTGAAGATGCTTACCAACAAGCAGCAGAAAAGCAAGACCCAAACCGAGTCTCTCCAGAAAGAAGTGGCAAACTTGAGTGATGACCTTCAGAACGATaacagcagcaaacagaaaaagaggagaagaaagcagAAAGGAGCAGGACAGTGTCTCTAA
- the LOC119490888 gene encoding girdin-like isoform X1 produces the protein MTDCIYTRTMDQQQLYEDATAISYQQLSAELQAEKDNNYYLQLQFASREINLSFEEEQVNHLKNEVVRLVLLNGSLQQQVETTALLQWEKNNLQEENRTLQDQVHVQTCSLQQQVEHTALLQWQNSNLQEENRTLNDRILVQTGFLLKQVEDTELLHWQNSNLQEENRTLQDQVFVQTGSLQQQVENTTQLHEENNTQQDENSPLHEENRILQEKLTQNNTEVVRQSLQNEFLQNQVDHLNKLLEEKDSTLQDEIRTLQNGNSTLQDKISTLQNENSTLQDKISTLQNENSTLQDEVLVETGSLQKQVEKTALLRDENSALQDEIRTLQNENSTLQDEVLVETGSLQKQVEKTALLRDENSALQDEIRTLQNENSTLQDEVLVQTGSLQKHMENTTLLREENNTLQDKIRTLQNEDSTLQDEVLVETGSLQKQVKKTALLREGNSALQDKIRTLQNENSTLQDENCTLHNENSTLQDEVFVQTRSLQKQVAKTALLREKNSTLQDEMSDLKEAHKSSLEKLQAVQEVNQGIRTELEDPSDFHDVNVKMLTNKQQKSKTQTESLQKEVANLSDDLQNDNSSKQKKRRRKQKGAGQCL, from the exons ATGACAGACTGCATCTACACAAGAACAATGGACCAGCAACAACTCTACGAGGATGCCACAGCGATCAGCTATCAAcagctctctgcagagctccaggcTGAAAAAGATAACAATTATTATCTTCAGCTGCAATTCGCTTCACGTGAGATCAACCTGAGCTttgaggaggagcaggtgaaCCACCTTAAGAATGAAGTGGTCAGACTGGTGCTCCTAAACGGGTCCCTCCAGCAACAAGTAGAGACTACTGCACTTCTtcagtgggaaaaaaacaacctgcAGGAAGAAAACCGCACCTTACAGGATCAGGTGCACGTCCAAACATGTTCCCTCCAGCAACAAGTGGAGCATACTGCACTTCTTCAGTGGCAAAATAGCAACCTGCAGGAAGAAAACCGCACCTTAAATGATCGGATTCTCGTCCAAACGGGGTTCCTCCTGAAACAAGTGGAGGATACTGAACTTCTTCATTGGCAAAATAGCAACCTGCAGGAAGAAAACCGCACCTTACAGGATCAGGTGTTCGTCCAAACGGGGTCCCTCCAGCAACAAGTGGAGAATACGACGCAGCTTCACGAGGAAAATAACACCCAGCAGGATGAAAACAGCCCACTGCATGAGGAGAACCGCATCCTGCAGGAGAAGCTGACCCAGAATAACACCGAAGTGGTCAGACAGAGCCTCCAAAACGAGTTCCTCCAGAACCAAGTGGACCACTTGAATAAGCTCCTGGAAGAGAAAGACAGCACCCTACAGGACGAAATCCGCACCTTGCAGAATGGAAATAGCACCCTGCAGGACAAAATCAGCACCTTGCAGAACGAAA ATAGCACCCTGCAGGACAAAATCAGCACCTTGCAGAATGAAAATAGCACCCTGCAGGATGAGGTGCTTGTCGAAACAGGGTCCCTCCAGAAACAAGTTGAGAAAACTGCACTTCTTCGAGATGAAAATAGCGCCCTGCAAGACGAAATCCGCACCTTGCAGAATGAAAATAGCACCCTGCAGGATGAGGTGCTTGTCGAAACAGGGTCCCTCCAGAAACAAGTTGAGAAAACTGCACTTCTTCGAGATGAAAATAGCGCCCTGCAAGACGAAATCCGCACCTTGCAGAATGAAAATAGCACCCTGCAGGATGAGGTGCTCGTCCAAACGGGGTCCCTCCAGAAACACATGGAGAATACTACGCTGCTTCGGGAGGAAAATAACACCCTGCAGGATAAAATCCGCACCTTGCAGAATGAAGATAGCACCCTGCAGGATGAGGTGCTCGTCGAAACAGGGTCCCTCCAGAAACAAGTTAAGAAAACTGCACTTCTTCGTGAGGGAAATAGCGCCCTGCAAGACAAAATCCGCACCTTGCAGAATGAAAATAGCACCCTGCAGGATGAAAACTGCACCTTGCATAATGAAAATAGCACCCTGCAGGATGAGGTGTTCGTCCAAACAAGGTCCCTCCAGAAACAAGTTGCGAAAACTGCACTTCTTCGAGAGAAAAATAGCACCCTGCAGGATGAGATGAGCGATCTCAAAGAGGCTCACAAATCCAGCCTAGAAAAGCTCCAGGCTGTTCAGGAGGTCAATCAGGGCATCCGAACTGAACTCGAGGACCCCAGCGACTTTCACGACGTGAACGTGAAGATGCTTACCAACAAGCAGCAGAAAAGCAAGACCCAAACCGAGTCTCTCCAGAAAGAAGTGGCAAACTTGAGTGATGACCTTCAGAACGATaacagcagcaaacagaaaaagaggagaagaaagcagAAAGGAGCAGGACAGTGTCTCTAA